One window from the genome of Roseomonas haemaphysalidis encodes:
- the lptG gene encoding LPS export ABC transporter permease LptG: protein MPIAFTLSAYVARRFAAMAILLILALTGLVALFDFIELLRRAATRADAGFALVITIAGLRLPYVMLQILPFGILLGGIIAFWRLARSSELVVARAAGVSAWGFLLGPALVALCLGTLAITVVSPLSAAMFSRAERLDATYLRNASGPATLAGGRLWLRQADTDLDPGGTIIMAGRPELGQGGFRLRDVSLWRMSAADRPLVRVESPEARLVDGTWALRDAVSFGANRQPGLPAPLVVPTTLTPDRIEDSFASPDTLSFWALPEFIEILEASGFSATKHRLHFHSLLSTPLLAVAMSLLAAGFSMRQSRRGDVARTLGFGVGAGFALFLLDKVAEEFGQAGTLPVELAAWAPSVAGLMLALALLLHLEDG, encoded by the coding sequence ATGCCCATCGCTTTTACCCTTTCGGCCTATGTGGCGCGGCGCTTCGCGGCCATGGCCATCCTGCTGATCCTGGCGCTGACCGGGCTGGTGGCGCTGTTCGATTTCATCGAGCTGCTGCGCCGCGCCGCGACGCGCGCCGATGCCGGCTTCGCGCTGGTCATCACCATCGCCGGGCTGCGGCTGCCCTACGTGATGCTGCAGATCCTGCCCTTCGGCATCCTGCTCGGCGGCATCATCGCCTTTTGGCGCCTGGCCCGCTCGTCCGAGCTGGTGGTGGCGCGCGCGGCCGGCGTTTCCGCCTGGGGCTTCCTGCTGGGCCCGGCGCTGGTGGCGCTGTGCCTCGGCACGCTGGCCATCACCGTGGTGTCGCCCCTGTCGGCCGCCATGTTCTCCCGCGCCGAGCGGCTGGACGCCACCTATCTGCGCAACGCGTCCGGCCCCGCCACCCTGGCCGGCGGCCGGCTGTGGCTGCGGCAGGCGGACACCGACCTCGACCCCGGCGGCACCATCATCATGGCCGGCCGGCCGGAGCTGGGGCAGGGCGGCTTCCGGCTGCGCGACGTCTCGCTGTGGCGCATGTCGGCCGCCGACCGCCCCCTGGTGCGGGTGGAATCGCCCGAAGCGCGGCTGGTGGACGGCACCTGGGCGCTGCGCGATGCGGTGAGCTTCGGTGCCAACCGCCAGCCGGGCCTGCCGGCGCCGCTGGTGGTGCCCACCACCCTGACGCCCGACCGCATCGAGGACAGCTTCGCCAGCCCTGACACCCTATCCTTCTGGGCGCTGCCGGAATTCATCGAGATCCTGGAGGCCTCGGGCTTTTCGGCCACCAAGCACCGGCTGCATTTCCATTCGCTCCTGTCCACGCCGCTGCTCGCGGTTGCCATGTCGCTGCTGGCGGCGGGCTTTTCCATGCGCCAGTCGCGGCGCGGCGACGTGGCGCGCACGCTGGGCTTCGGCGTCGGCGCCGGCTTCGCGCTGTTTCTGCTGGACAAGGTGGCGGAGGAGTTCGGCCAGGCCGGCACCCTGCCGGTGGAGCTCGCCGCCTGGGCGCCCTCCGTCGCGGGGCTGATGCTGGCGCTTGCCCTGCTGCTGCACCTGGAAGACGGCTGA
- the lptF gene encoding LPS export ABC transporter permease LptF, with the protein MNRLDRYLFRQLSVTLVAVTVGLAALVWLTQSLRFIELVLDRGLSAAVFVELTGLLLPSFVAVILPITTFVVTLFTYVRLAGDRELVVMRAAGLSDWRLSRPALVLATLCTGLCLFLQLWLVPVSHSAFREWQYEIRNEMAAILVQEGVFSALGDDLTVYARRRDPDGNLRGIMVHDSRQPGAPVTIMAEEGRLVSTPRGPRVTLLNGVRQTLEQAPPGAANPAPRLSVLTFTENSLDLATSSRSQQDGGRNRDSRERFVDELLNPDPAENLPDRDIRKFRAEGHQRLASPFTALAFALVALATALGTAFRRHGDSRPAATGVALVVGLLALGLAGGNAAARNNAYIPLIWLQVALPAVGGLWVLLGSPGLPRRKPRLPTGAHDLADDDDDDDAALPEPRLS; encoded by the coding sequence ATGAACCGCCTCGACCGTTATCTGTTCCGCCAGTTGTCCGTCACGCTGGTCGCCGTCACGGTTGGCCTGGCCGCGCTGGTATGGCTGACCCAAAGCCTCCGCTTCATCGAGCTGGTGCTGGACCGCGGCCTGTCGGCGGCGGTGTTCGTGGAGCTGACCGGGCTGCTGCTGCCCTCCTTCGTGGCGGTGATCCTGCCGATCACCACCTTCGTGGTCACCTTGTTCACTTATGTGCGGCTCGCGGGCGACCGCGAGCTGGTGGTGATGCGCGCGGCGGGGCTGTCGGACTGGCGGCTGTCGCGGCCGGCACTGGTGCTGGCCACCCTTTGCACCGGCCTGTGCCTGTTTCTGCAGCTCTGGCTGGTGCCGGTCAGCCATTCCGCCTTTCGCGAATGGCAGTACGAGATCCGCAACGAGATGGCCGCCATCCTGGTGCAGGAGGGCGTGTTCAGCGCCCTGGGCGATGACCTGACGGTTTATGCCCGCCGGCGCGACCCGGACGGCAACCTGCGCGGCATCATGGTGCATGACAGCCGCCAGCCCGGCGCGCCGGTCACCATCATGGCGGAGGAGGGGCGGCTGGTCAGCACGCCGCGCGGCCCGCGCGTGACACTGCTGAACGGCGTGCGGCAAACCCTGGAGCAGGCGCCGCCCGGTGCCGCCAACCCGGCGCCGCGCCTGTCGGTGCTGACCTTCACCGAAAACAGCCTGGACCTCGCCACCTCGTCCCGCAGCCAGCAGGATGGCGGCCGCAACCGCGACTCGCGCGAGCGCTTCGTGGACGAGCTGCTGAACCCGGATCCGGCCGAGAACCTGCCGGATCGCGACATCCGCAAGTTCCGCGCCGAGGGCCACCAGCGGCTGGCCTCGCCCTTCACGGCGCTGGCCTTCGCGCTGGTGGCACTGGCCACGGCGCTGGGCACCGCTTTCCGCCGCCATGGCGATTCGCGCCCGGCGGCCACGGGTGTCGCCCTGGTGGTCGGGCTGCTGGCGCTGGGGCTGGCCGGCGGCAATGCCGCGGCCCGCAACAATGCCTATATCCCATTGATCTGGCTGCAGGTGGCACTGCCGGCGGTGGGCGGGCTGTGGGTGCTGCTGGGCTCGCCCGGCTTGCCGCGCCGCAAGCCCCGCCTGCCGACGGGCGCGCATGATCTGGCCGATGATGACGATGACGACGACGCCGCCCTGCCTGAACCCCGCCTGAGCTGA
- a CDS encoding ABC transporter ATP-binding protein, whose protein sequence is MTRAAEVRFENVTKSYGGSATAVRDVSFTIPAGTLCTLLGPSGCGKTTTLRMIAGLEYPTSGRVLIGGRDVSALPPAERDVSMVFQSYALFPHMNVLENVGYGLAVSRQPKARVREAALAALESVGLSGFGERLPSELSGGQQQRVAVARALVLEPAVLLFDEPLSNLDARLRRRMREEIRDLQQRLGVTVAYVTHDQAEALAISDKIIVMNQAVIAQEGTPRDLYEQPANAFVAGFVGEANRLDATLSHREGELAKVTLGPATLTLPHRGAREGAIQLAVRPEAIALHDAADPAAMLRGTVSKAAYLGGLMEYTLATEAGDMFVIDPHTNRMRGVGEPVGISLGGKGVAVLPA, encoded by the coding sequence ATGACCCGCGCCGCAGAAGTCCGCTTCGAGAACGTCACCAAGTCCTATGGTGGCAGCGCCACGGCGGTGCGGGACGTGTCCTTCACCATCCCGGCCGGCACGCTGTGCACGCTGCTGGGCCCGTCCGGTTGCGGCAAGACCACCACGCTGCGCATGATCGCGGGGCTGGAATACCCCACCTCCGGCCGCGTGCTGATCGGCGGGCGGGACGTGTCCGCCCTGCCGCCGGCCGAGCGCGACGTGTCCATGGTGTTCCAGTCCTACGCCCTGTTCCCGCACATGAACGTGCTGGAAAACGTCGGCTACGGCCTTGCCGTGTCCCGCCAGCCCAAGGCCCGGGTGCGGGAGGCGGCGCTGGCGGCGCTGGAATCGGTGGGCCTGTCCGGCTTCGGCGAGCGGCTGCCGTCGGAGCTGTCCGGCGGCCAGCAGCAGCGCGTGGCCGTGGCCCGCGCCCTGGTGCTGGAGCCCGCCGTGCTGCTGTTCGACGAGCCGCTGTCCAACCTCGATGCCCGGCTGCGCCGCCGCATGCGCGAGGAGATTCGTGACCTGCAGCAGCGGCTCGGCGTCACGGTGGCCTATGTCACCCACGACCAGGCCGAGGCACTGGCGATCTCCGACAAGATCATCGTCATGAACCAGGCGGTGATCGCCCAGGAAGGCACGCCGCGCGATCTCTACGAGCAGCCTGCCAACGCCTTTGTCGCCGGCTTCGTGGGCGAGGCCAACCGGCTGGACGCCACGCTTTCCCACCGGGAGGGCGAGCTGGCCAAGGTGACGCTCGGCCCCGCCACCCTGACCCTGCCGCACCGCGGTGCCCGGGAAGGCGCGATCCAGCTGGCCGTCCGGCCCGAGGCCATCGCCCTGCACGACGCCGCCGACCCGGCGGCCATGCTGCGCGGCACGGTCAGCAAGGCCGCCTATCTGGGCGGGCTGATGGAATACACCCTGGCCACCGAGGCGGGCGACATGTTCGTGATCGACCCGCACACCAACCGCATGCGCGGCGTCGGCGAGCCGGTGGGGATCAGCCTGGGCGGCAAGGGCGTGGCGGTGTTGCCGGCCTGA
- a CDS encoding ABC transporter permease produces MRSAGFWSSAIALAASLLLPWYLLQDGIGSLSYAGGAWLTDPDGAPALGMILAEGRWWLWPAVVAPLAGLAGAVLPMSRPARSWLFLLAGGLGLMLLAAQGWSIGPRGWMAPWLQAAWGDTEARQYGIGWGGTVVSGALIVLLAAGLAGRGAFRGDAFTATVAAVLTVAIVVFTILPIGQMMAGAFRDAAGGFAPASAVTRLADDRLWGLGCLAGAPRCGVVWNTLLLALLTAAGTTALGLAFALLVTRGRLRFPGPLRWLTVLPIVTPPFILGLGLILIFGRSGLLSQAASSWFGWELGRWIYGLPGLLLAQLFAFTPIAFLVLIGVVEGLSPTLEEASSTLRADERVTFRTVTLPLLLPGLANAFLLGFVESIADFGNAVVLGGSFNVLATEIFFAVVGAQADAGRAASLSLILLVLTLVVFFLQQRLTGRKSYVSISGKGDSGLPPPLPRGVRRLCVAVAGTWGALTVGLYVLAFMGGFVEVWGRDYTPTLRHFAKAFSIEGGQFTGLAWNSVLTTLELAAISAPITAALGILAAWLFSRTRFAGKGALEFATLLSFAVPGTVIGVAYLAAFNLPPLELAGTGAIIVACFVFRNLPVGLRSGMAAMAQIDRSLDEASHTLGGGGLDAFRRVVLPLLRPAIVAGLTYSFVRAMTTVSAVIFLVTAETELATVFIVNRIINGDYGLAISTSLVLIVLMLAVLGLMNLAVGRRRIGRRAAATPAAAAPVPGAIA; encoded by the coding sequence ATGCGTTCCGCCGGTTTCTGGTCCAGCGCCATCGCGCTGGCCGCCAGCCTGCTGCTGCCCTGGTACCTGTTGCAGGACGGCATCGGCTCCCTTTCCTATGCCGGCGGCGCCTGGCTGACCGATCCGGACGGTGCGCCGGCGCTCGGCATGATCCTGGCGGAAGGCCGCTGGTGGCTGTGGCCGGCGGTGGTGGCGCCGCTGGCCGGACTGGCGGGTGCCGTGCTGCCGATGTCGCGCCCGGCCCGCTCCTGGCTGTTCCTGCTGGCGGGCGGCCTCGGCCTGATGCTGCTGGCGGCCCAGGGCTGGAGCATCGGCCCGCGCGGCTGGATGGCCCCCTGGCTGCAGGCCGCCTGGGGTGACACGGAGGCACGGCAATACGGCATCGGCTGGGGCGGTACCGTCGTTTCCGGTGCGCTGATCGTGCTGCTGGCGGCGGGCCTCGCCGGGCGTGGCGCCTTTCGGGGCGATGCCTTCACGGCCACCGTGGCGGCGGTGCTGACGGTCGCCATCGTGGTCTTCACCATCCTGCCGATCGGCCAGATGATGGCCGGCGCCTTTCGCGACGCCGCCGGCGGCTTCGCCCCCGCCTCGGCCGTCACGCGGCTGGCGGATGACCGCCTTTGGGGCCTGGGCTGTTTGGCCGGCGCGCCACGCTGCGGCGTGGTGTGGAACACGCTTCTGCTGGCGCTGCTGACGGCGGCCGGCACCACCGCGCTCGGCCTCGCCTTCGCGTTGCTGGTCACGCGCGGGCGGCTGCGGTTTCCCGGGCCGCTGCGCTGGCTGACGGTGCTGCCCATCGTCACGCCGCCCTTTATCCTGGGCCTCGGGCTGATCCTGATCTTCGGGCGCTCCGGCCTCTTGTCCCAGGCCGCCTCCTCCTGGTTCGGCTGGGAGCTGGGGCGCTGGATTTATGGCCTGCCGGGCCTGCTGCTGGCGCAGCTCTTCGCCTTCACCCCCATCGCCTTTCTGGTGCTGATCGGCGTGGTGGAGGGGCTGTCGCCGACGCTGGAGGAAGCCTCCTCCACGCTGCGGGCCGATGAGCGCGTCACCTTCCGCACCGTCACCCTGCCGCTGCTGCTGCCGGGTCTGGCCAATGCCTTCCTGCTGGGCTTCGTGGAAAGCATCGCGGACTTCGGCAACGCCGTGGTGCTGGGCGGCTCCTTCAACGTGCTGGCCACCGAGATCTTCTTCGCCGTCGTCGGCGCCCAGGCGGATGCCGGGCGCGCCGCCTCCCTGTCGTTGATCCTCTTGGTCCTCACGCTCGTCGTCTTCTTCCTGCAGCAGCGGCTGACGGGGCGGAAGTCCTACGTGTCCATCTCCGGCAAGGGCGATTCCGGCCTGCCGCCGCCGCTGCCGCGCGGCGTGCGCCGGCTGTGCGTGGCCGTCGCCGGCACCTGGGGCGCGCTGACCGTCGGGCTTTACGTGCTGGCCTTCATGGGCGGCTTCGTGGAGGTCTGGGGCCGCGACTACACGCCGACGCTGCGCCACTTCGCCAAGGCCTTTTCCATCGAGGGCGGGCAGTTCACCGGCCTCGCCTGGAACAGCGTGCTGACGACGCTGGAACTCGCCGCCATCTCGGCACCCATCACGGCGGCACTCGGCATCCTGGCGGCCTGGCTGTTTTCCCGCACCCGCTTCGCCGGCAAGGGCGCGCTGGAATTCGCCACGCTGCTGTCCTTCGCGGTGCCGGGCACCGTGATCGGCGTCGCCTACCTGGCGGCCTTCAACCTGCCGCCGCTGGAGCTGGCGGGCACGGGGGCGATCATCGTCGCCTGCTTCGTGTTCCGCAATCTGCCGGTGGGCCTGCGCTCCGGCATGGCCGCCATGGCGCAGATCGACCGCTCGCTGGACGAGGCCTCCCACACGCTGGGCGGCGGCGGGCTGGACGCCTTCCGCCGCGTGGTGCTGCCGCTGTTGCGGCCGGCCATCGTGGCGGGGCTCACCTATTCCTTTGTGCGCGCCATGACCACCGTCTCCGCCGTCATCTTCCTGGTCACGGCCGAGACGGAGCTGGCCACCGTCTTCATCGTCAACCGCATCATCAACGGCGACTACGGCCTGGCCATCTCCACCTCGCTGGTGCTGATCGTGCTGATGCTGGCGGTGCTGGGGCTGATGAACCTGGCCGTCGGCCGCCGCCGCATCGGCCGCCGCGCCGCCGCCACGCCCGCCGCCGCCGCGCCTGTTCCCGGAGCCATCGCATGA
- a CDS encoding ABC transporter substrate-binding protein has translation MRPRHLATLAVAFAATLTLGALPAAAQGSLNVYCSAQVEWCQAAANAFQKETNIRVNVSQKGSGEVLAQIRAEAQNPRGDIWFGGTGDPHLQAAEDKLSAEYRSPMLDQLHDWARKQAEQSHYRTVGIYAGAMGFGYNPELLARRNAAPPACWKDLLDARFRGEIQMANPQSSGTAYVMIATIVQLMGEEPAFEYLKALHRNVNAYPRSGTGPIKAVARGETGVSISFVHDAVTERLGGFPVQYVVPCEGTGYEIGSMSIIAGARNERNARRFYDWALTPAAQQLGAETKQFQTPSNRNTPVPAEAPKMDQIRLIDYDFAKYGASAERRRLIERWDREVNSLPR, from the coding sequence ATGCGACCGCGCCATCTCGCCACCCTGGCCGTGGCTTTTGCCGCGACCCTCACGCTGGGCGCGCTGCCCGCCGCCGCGCAGGGTTCGCTGAACGTCTACTGCTCAGCGCAGGTGGAATGGTGCCAGGCGGCGGCGAACGCCTTCCAGAAAGAAACCAACATCCGCGTCAACGTGTCCCAGAAGGGCAGCGGCGAGGTGCTGGCGCAGATCCGCGCCGAGGCGCAGAACCCGCGCGGCGACATCTGGTTCGGCGGCACCGGCGACCCGCACCTGCAGGCGGCCGAGGACAAGCTGAGCGCCGAATACCGCTCCCCCATGCTGGACCAGCTGCACGACTGGGCGCGCAAGCAGGCCGAGCAGAGCCATTACCGCACGGTGGGCATCTACGCCGGCGCCATGGGCTTCGGCTACAACCCGGAGCTGCTGGCCCGCCGCAACGCCGCGCCGCCCGCCTGCTGGAAGGACCTGCTGGACGCCCGCTTCCGCGGCGAGATCCAGATGGCCAACCCGCAGTCCTCCGGCACCGCCTACGTGATGATCGCCACCATCGTGCAGCTGATGGGCGAGGAGCCGGCCTTCGAATACCTCAAGGCCCTGCACCGCAACGTCAACGCCTATCCGCGTTCCGGCACCGGCCCGATCAAGGCGGTGGCGCGCGGCGAGACGGGCGTGTCCATCTCCTTCGTGCATGACGCGGTGACGGAGCGCCTCGGCGGCTTTCCCGTGCAGTACGTGGTCCCGTGCGAGGGCACGGGCTATGAGATCGGCTCCATGTCGATCATCGCGGGAGCCCGCAACGAGCGCAACGCGCGCCGCTTCTACGACTGGGCGCTGACGCCGGCGGCGCAGCAGCTGGGCGCGGAAACCAAGCAGTTCCAGACGCCGTCCAACCGCAACACGCCGGTGCCGGCCGAAGCCCCCAAGATGGATCAGATCCGCCTGATCGACTACGACTTCGCCAAGTACGGTGCCTCGGCCGAGCGCCGCCGGCTGATCGAGCGCTGGGACCGCGAGGTCAACAGCCTGCCGCGCTAA
- a CDS encoding pyridoxamine 5'-phosphate oxidase family protein: MAVIETAADLRRIYGGADAVGEASTAKVAHHVTPHYRRFIEASPFLALATSGPEGLDCSPRGDLPGFVRVADSETLLLPDRRGNNRIDSLLNVVRDPRVGLMFLIPGIGNALRVNGHAVIEDDPALLGSFAVQGKAPRSVMVVTVREVYFQCARALIRSGLWRADSHVDPRSLPTPGQILAEMSQGRVGGDTYDRSWGERARDTMW, translated from the coding sequence ATGGCGGTGATCGAGACGGCAGCGGATCTGCGGCGCATCTACGGTGGCGCCGATGCGGTGGGCGAGGCCTCGACGGCCAAGGTCGCGCACCACGTCACGCCGCATTACCGGCGCTTCATCGAGGCCTCGCCCTTTCTGGCGCTGGCCACCTCCGGTCCCGAAGGGCTGGACTGCTCGCCGCGCGGCGACCTGCCGGGCTTCGTGCGCGTGGCGGACAGCGAAACGCTGCTGCTGCCGGACCGGCGGGGCAACAACCGCATCGACAGCCTGCTCAACGTGGTGCGCGACCCGCGCGTCGGGCTGATGTTCCTGATCCCCGGCATCGGCAATGCCCTGCGGGTCAACGGCCATGCCGTGATCGAGGACGACCCGGCGCTGCTCGGTTCCTTTGCGGTGCAAGGCAAGGCCCCGCGCAGCGTCATGGTCGTCACGGTGCGGGAGGTGTATTTCCAGTGCGCCCGGGCGCTGATCCGTTCCGGCCTGTGGCGCGCCGACAGCCACGTGGACCCGCGCAGCCTGCCGACGCCCGGGCAGATCCTGGCGGAGATGAGCCAGGGGCGTGTGGGCGGCGACACCTATGACCGGAGCTGGGGCGAGCGCGCGCGGGACACCATGTGGTGA
- a CDS encoding LysR substrate-binding domain-containing protein has protein sequence MRRLPPLSALRSFEATARLGSVTQAAAELGRTHGAVSRQLRSLQDAAGFALFDKAGTGLRLNAHGTAMLRFVARALDTLEEGWDRLRDDAGGPVLHVACSATFAMRWLVPRLPGFYQTCADARLRLSMTTARELRFEGADLVVAWDRSTYPAADRARAIPLGEVAFGPVCAPGYPAGPDGSCFRMPARIGHDHTARAWDNWQARAGLVPAFGTELRFPHTHLCIEAAIAGLGVAMVERRLVLDELATGRLVAPCGFTGFAEGWAAVPFSGRADTPAAHAFLRWLRETLA, from the coding sequence GTGCGCCGCCTGCCCCCCTTGTCCGCGCTGCGGTCCTTTGAAGCGACCGCGCGGCTCGGCTCCGTCACCCAGGCGGCGGCGGAGCTGGGGCGCACGCATGGCGCGGTCAGCCGGCAACTGCGCTCGCTGCAGGATGCGGCGGGCTTCGCGCTGTTCGACAAGGCGGGCACGGGGCTGCGGCTGAACGCGCACGGCACGGCCATGCTGCGCTTTGTCGCGCGGGCCCTGGACACCCTGGAAGAGGGCTGGGACCGGCTGCGCGACGATGCCGGCGGCCCGGTGCTGCACGTGGCCTGCAGCGCCACCTTCGCCATGCGCTGGCTGGTGCCGCGGCTGCCGGGCTTCTACCAGACCTGCGCGGATGCGCGGCTGCGGCTGTCCATGACCACCGCGCGCGAGCTGCGCTTCGAAGGCGCCGACCTGGTGGTGGCCTGGGACCGGTCCACCTATCCGGCGGCGGACCGGGCACGGGCCATCCCGCTGGGCGAGGTCGCCTTCGGCCCGGTGTGCGCCCCCGGATACCCGGCCGGGCCCGACGGGTCCTGCTTCCGCATGCCGGCGCGGATCGGCCATGACCACACCGCGCGGGCCTGGGACAACTGGCAGGCGCGCGCGGGCCTGGTGCCGGCCTTCGGCACGGAGCTGCGCTTTCCACACACGCATCTCTGCATCGAGGCGGCGATCGCGGGGCTCGGCGTCGCCATGGTGGAACGGCGGCTGGTGCTGGACGAGCTGGCCACCGGCCGCCTCGTGGCCCCCTGCGGCTTCACGGGCTTCGCCGAGGGCTGGGCGGCGGTGCCGTTTTCCGGCCGGGCGGATACGCCGGCGGCCCACGCCTTTCTGCGGTGGCTGCGCGAAACCCTGGCGTGA
- a CDS encoding DUF3325 domain-containing protein, with protein sequence MNGLGFACAHAGFVLLCLSMERHHEQVLGRRRIAPLRRRLLAGAGWLLLLLSPLPLVRADGWGLGVVNWTGLLTAAALPVVLLLTFRPRWVMPAAAAAMLGGAASLLAG encoded by the coding sequence GTGAACGGGCTGGGCTTCGCCTGCGCGCATGCCGGGTTCGTGCTGCTGTGCCTGAGCATGGAGCGGCATCATGAACAGGTGCTGGGCCGGCGGCGCATCGCGCCGCTGCGCCGCCGCCTGCTGGCCGGCGCCGGCTGGCTGCTGCTGCTGTTGTCGCCGCTGCCGCTGGTGCGGGCCGATGGCTGGGGCCTCGGGGTGGTGAACTGGACCGGGCTGCTAACGGCGGCGGCCCTGCCGGTGGTGTTGCTGCTCACCTTCCGGCCGCGCTGGGTGATGCCGGCGGCGGCAGCGGCGATGCTGGGCGGCGCCGCGTCGCTGCTCGCCGGCTGA
- a CDS encoding PepSY-associated TM helix domain-containing protein, which produces MAWLHSWSGLLVGWILFAVFLTGTAAYLRPEISVWMRPEIAMAAPPGPRDAEVAVAAMQQMAPGSPSWFITLPDGRDNVTRVYWRDAQGGGRRFREAALDPATGQTVAARDTMGGEFFYRFHFQLHYVSVFWGRWIVTACTMVMLVAIVSGVITHRRIFADFFTFRPRKGQRSWLDAHNVSAVLALPYHLMITYTGLVIFMMMAMPWGVQQAYPNDRAAFNAELSGNPPPRRPAGVAAPLVPVAPLVRQASDHWGGGTVGRIVVSHAGDSNATVQLVRRDSERLSYSAQSVTFSGATGVLVASSGAGGAAAETRGVMYGLHIGRFAGPLLRGLFVLAGLAGTAMVATGCVLWAVKQRQQAERRGGPGFGTRLVELLNVATIAGMPLAMAAFLMANRLLPLDLPSRADWEIHVFFIAWAACLVHPLLRRGRRAWMEQFAAGALLFALLPLLDAVVTERHLLASVLQGDWVRAGFALGLLAVAALLATAAWFVHRHKAAAAPPARRAAAPAAPLASTP; this is translated from the coding sequence ATGGCCTGGCTGCACAGCTGGTCCGGCCTGCTGGTGGGCTGGATCCTGTTCGCGGTGTTTCTGACCGGCACGGCCGCTTATCTGCGGCCGGAAATCTCCGTGTGGATGCGGCCCGAGATCGCCATGGCCGCGCCCCCCGGCCCACGCGACGCCGAGGTCGCGGTGGCCGCCATGCAGCAGATGGCGCCGGGCTCGCCATCCTGGTTCATCACCCTGCCCGACGGGCGCGACAACGTGACGCGGGTGTATTGGCGCGACGCGCAGGGCGGCGGGCGCCGCTTTCGCGAGGCCGCGCTGGACCCCGCGACCGGACAAACCGTCGCGGCGCGCGACACCATGGGCGGCGAGTTCTTCTACCGCTTCCACTTCCAGCTGCACTACGTCAGCGTCTTCTGGGGCCGCTGGATCGTCACGGCCTGCACCATGGTCATGCTGGTGGCGATCGTCAGCGGCGTGATCACCCACCGCCGCATCTTCGCGGACTTCTTCACCTTCCGCCCGCGCAAGGGGCAGCGCTCCTGGCTGGACGCGCACAACGTCAGCGCCGTGCTGGCGCTGCCTTATCACCTGATGATCACCTATACCGGGCTGGTCATCTTCATGATGATGGCGATGCCCTGGGGCGTGCAGCAGGCCTATCCCAACGACCGCGCCGCCTTCAATGCCGAGCTGTCCGGCAATCCGCCGCCGCGCCGCCCGGCCGGCGTGGCCGCGCCGCTGGTGCCCGTGGCGCCGCTGGTGCGGCAGGCGTCCGACCACTGGGGCGGCGGCACGGTGGGGCGCATCGTCGTGTCCCATGCCGGCGACAGCAATGCCACGGTGCAGCTGGTGCGCCGCGATTCCGAGCGGCTGTCCTACAGCGCGCAGTCCGTCACCTTCAGCGGCGCGACCGGTGTGCTGGTCGCCAGCAGCGGCGCCGGCGGCGCGGCGGCGGAAACCCGGGGCGTGATGTATGGGCTGCATATCGGCCGCTTCGCCGGGCCGCTGCTGCGCGGGCTGTTCGTGCTGGCGGGGCTGGCCGGCACCGCCATGGTGGCCACCGGCTGCGTGCTGTGGGCCGTCAAGCAGCGGCAGCAGGCGGAACGCCGCGGCGGCCCCGGCTTCGGCACCCGGCTGGTGGAGCTGCTGAACGTCGCCACCATCGCCGGCATGCCGCTGGCCATGGCCGCATTCTTGATGGCCAACCGGCTGCTGCCGCTGGACCTGCCCAGCCGCGCGGACTGGGAAATCCACGTCTTCTTCATCGCCTGGGCCGCCTGCCTCGTGCACCCGCTGCTGCGGCGCGGCCGCCGCGCCTGGATGGAGCAGTTCGCCGCCGGCGCGCTGCTGTTCGCCCTGCTGCCGCTGCTGGACGCGGTGGTGACGGAGCGCCACCTGCTGGCATCCGTCCTGCAGGGCGACTGGGTGCGGGCGGGCTTCGCGCTGGGGCTGCTGGCGGTCGCGGCGCTGTTGGCCACGGCGGCTTGGTTCGTGCACCGGCACAAGGCGGCGGCGGCGCCGCCGGCGCGCCGCGCCGCGGCCCCGGCGGCTCCGCTGGCGTCCACGCCGTGA
- a CDS encoding DUF3649 domain-containing protein yields the protein MTPRGAHPLRARFAPGAATRRRLDVAVRVVVAVGGGYALAALFTMLLSATLPLARVEAVLTASMASFAVYAAAVVWAFAARGPLRACAGIAVPAALLGGVLLLRGAGA from the coding sequence ATGACGCCGCGCGGGGCCCATCCCCTCCGTGCCCGGTTCGCGCCGGGGGCGGCAACAAGGCGGCGGCTCGATGTCGCGGTGCGGGTGGTGGTGGCGGTGGGGGGCGGCTACGCCCTGGCCGCCCTGTTCACCATGCTGCTGTCCGCGACGCTGCCGCTGGCGCGGGTGGAGGCGGTGCTGACCGCCAGCATGGCCAGCTTCGCGGTCTACGCCGCCGCCGTGGTCTGGGCCTTCGCGGCCCGCGGCCCATTGCGGGCCTGCGCCGGCATCGCCGTTCCGGCGGCGCTGCTGGGCGGGGTGCTGCTGCTGCGGGGGGCCGGCGCGTGA